A window of Alkalinema sp. FACHB-956 genomic DNA:
TCATTGCCCACCCGGAATGCGAAATTCCCCTGCTGAAACATGCCAATTACATCGCCTCCACCACTGGATTGCTGAAATATTGCCAACAGAGCCGCAGTTCCTCCTTCATTGTGGTGACGGAACCGGGAATTATTCACCAAATGCAAAAAGCTGCTCCCGATAAGGAATTTATTCCCGCGCCCCCCACTCAAAACTGTGCTTGTAACGAATGCCCCCACATGCGGTTAAATACATTGGAAAAATTGTATTTAGCTATGAAAAATCGAGCACCGGAAATTACCCTCCCGGAGGCAACTAGAGTTGCAGCGCTGCGTCCGATGCAACGGATGTTGGAGATGAGTTGAAGGGCATCTACAGTCGCGATCTCGTTGCGATCGATGCGTGATTGAGGCGCGATCGGGCGCTAGCAGACAACGGGTTTGAGGGTCTGCTCGACAGCGCTAGGAGGAATCCTCCGATGCGACTAAGGTCATGCAAAAATCATGCAATAATATTGCGTTGGCTTCTTACCCGATCATCCCGATGTCACAGTTGTTCGATATCTCCGCCGAACTGATGGAAGTTGTGAAGGATGGATTTACCTTCCAACTTCCCGACCCTGATGATGAAGCAATCTCTGAGGTCGAGTTTCAGCAAAAAATCGAGCTAGCTTGGCAGGTGTGCGATCGATTTGATCTGCAAACCGATATTTGGCGTGGACGCATTTTACGCACGATCCGCGATCGGGAAAAGCATTTGGGCGAAGGACGGAGTGCAGGCTTTCTCAACTGGCTCAAGGATCGGGAAATTAGCCGCAGCCATGCCTATAACCTAATCGATCTGGCCAATAGTGCCGACCATCTCTTAGAGCAGGGCTACCTCGAAACTGAGGATATTAATCAATTCACCAAACGGGCGTTTGTTGCCACGGCCCAATCCGCTCCAGAAGTGCAGCAAATGATTGCTGATTCCGCCAAACAGGGCAACAAAATTACTCGGCGGGAAGTCCGACAACTTTCAGATGAGTGGACGGCCATGACCTCTGACTTGCTGCCGGAGGAAGTGCGGGCCAAAGCTGCGGATCAAACCATTCCGCCCAAATATTTGGCTCCGCTGGTTAAGCAAATGGAAAAGTTGCCAGAAGTGCACCAAGTGACGATCCGGGATGCGGTTGCCGACAGTCCCAATGTGGATACGTTGAAACAGGTGACCGCTGAGGCGCGCTATCTGGCCCGGTACTTAGAATCGGCCAACCAGGTGCAGGCGCTGAGCGAATCGAATGTTGATCTAGAGTTAGCCCTAGAAGAAGCCTTGCGGGTGGGCGTGCTCAATTCAACGGCGGAATTAGTCAACCAAGCCGCAGCCCTAGAAAGCACGATCGCCAAGCTGTATACAACTTGGCGACGGATCAATCAATTGTCTGAACGACTGTATGTGGATACGGGAGCCAGTACTCCCCATCTGCGGGGGCTGTTGAGCCGGTTGGATATCCTCGCCAGTGATGTGGTGGAAGTCACTTTGGGCGATCCCCAAGGGCAAGGATTTTCCCGGACGATTCGGCTCACGATCGCAGAAGAAACATTGGGTGGTAGCCCGCTGTCCGATGTTCCGCCCGAGCTAGGAACTTGGGAAGTTGAATCCTAAGCCGTAAAATTCGCCCCCCACTGGCTGGGAACTTTCGACTTACTTCATCACAGGTTCCTGCGCCAGATCGCCTAGGTCAACGGATTGCAGTAAGCTTTTCCAGTCGTTTTGCACCGCAGGGTTTGGATTTTGTTCCCGCAGATCCGCAAGGATATTGACCGCTTCCTGCCAAACCCCCGATTCTGCATAGAGGTTGGAATGTTCCTTCACTGGCAGGATTTGTAATTTGCGCTGTACATCCTCCGGCAAGTTCACCCGCTCAATCCAACCTTCCGTTACCAAATCCCCCGATCGATCGTCCGCATCACAGACGAGGGCAAATTTCCACTGATAGGTTTGCCCAACACGCAAGGACTGGGCTGTTTTGGGGATGCTCAAGCGCACGATACCCGCCTTCCCGCTCAAGGCAAAATCCTGGGAATACAGTTCATCACCTTGCTCATTCAGCAAGACAAACGAGGCAGAGGTGGCACTGGTTTGGGGGACATGCCACATCAACGTGGGATGGTCAGACGTGGTGGTGATGACATTATCTTGGGGCACGATCGCTACCACAGAGTCTTGGAGTTTGCGTTGATCAGCCTGTAAAGTTGGGCAAGCTCCACGGGTACCACCGCCCTCCCGACGACCCGGTAACCCACGATTTTTCGGGGTGAAGCGTTGTGCCGATGCAACATCAGCCAAACTGACAGTCACCAACGTGGCAGCCACAAGGCAGAGCAAACCTGAACGAATAAAACCCATAGAAGTAACCCACAGTTAGGAACAATAGCAACGCGCTAGGAAATTAACCAGTACATGAACCAGTACCTTGATTGTTTGGGATTGCGAGACTCTCTCAATCCGGGAATGTCCGGAAAAATAGTTAGAACAACTAGTGGCACTGAGTAGGGCTACGGAATCGAGATTGCTACTGGATTCACGGGAACATCTTGATTCGCAACTACTCGATAGACATTGACCTGTTGCTGTTTGCCAGCTAATCCAATCATGCCCCACGCTTCCAAGGCAAATTTTTCAGCTAGATATTGTTGGGTGGATTCACTAATGAGAATACGGCAGGGATCAGGTTGCCGTTGTTTTTCACAACTTTCCAAGCGTGATGCCGTGTTCACCGCATCTCCAATCACGCCATACTCTAGGTGATCCCGATTGCCCAAGGTACCAACGACGACGGTTCCTGTACAAATTCCCACCCGCATTTGAATGGGGCCAAATCCCCGCTCTCCCCATTCTTGATTGAGCGTTTCTAGCCGTTGGGCCATTTCGATCGCGCAGTTCACTGCATCTTGAGCATCCGCCGCAATTTCTTCGGGGGTCGTGCGGGCGATCGGCACACCAAATACTGCAAAAATGCCATCCCCCATGAATTTGTTCACAACCCCTTGATGGTGATGAATGGCGGCAGTCATGGTGCTGAGATATTCATTCAACCAGCGCATGAGGTCAGGGGGTGTCAGATTTTCGGAAATGCCGCTAAAGCCCCGCAGATCGGAAAATAACATGGTTGCTACCACCTGTTGCCCGGTTAAATGGCCGGATTGGATCAAATCATGGCGATTTTCCCACAGGGTTTGGGCCACCTTGGGCGACGTATTTTGACCGAGCAACGTCATGGCCATGCGATTTTGGCGTTGTAGCATCTGGGCACGATAGGCAATCACGCAGCCCCCCCCCGCGATCGCGCTGACGATCGGAGCGACCACCGGAACCCAAAGTCCTTGCGTCAAGGCAATGAAGCCCAAACTGGAAGAGGTCGCGAGGATACCGACTTGGACGATCGCCCAGGGAAAAATCCTGCGCATTCGCCAAGCCACAATGGCACTCACAAGCCCCCAAATGGCGATCCATAGCCGTTCCGTGCCATTGGAGAACGATCGAATTAAAGGCCGTTTACCACTGGCAGCATCCAGAATTTGGCTGATGGTTTGCCCGTGAACTTCTACACCACTCATTTGGTGCTCATTTTTTTGGCTGGGGCTGTAGGGGGTGTAGAAAAAGTCCTTACTACTGATCGCAACATTGCCAATCAGCACAATTTTGTCCCGAATCCAGTCCGCGGGGACCTGCCGATCGAGCAATTGCGATAAGGTGACGCGACGACCAACCACTAAATTACGGTAATTCAAGAGAATTTGGTGACCCCTTGTATCAGCCGTGCGGTAGGCTCCGGCGGTGCTTCCGATCGGCCAAAAGGTACTCTTTCCTAATTTCAAAATCCCCGCTTCTTCGGGACTTTCCTCTGCCATCACCCCATCTTTTTCTAAATAGGTAAAGGCTAACTGCATTGCAAAGGACGTTTCTTCCTGGGCAAAAATTAACGTCCGCCGCACAACACCATCGCGATCGATGGAAATGTCATTAAAACCAATTTGTTCCGGTGGCATTCCGGGTGGGGGCGGAATTTGTTCATCGGCAAGATTGGAAATGCGATGGATGGCCACCACATTTTTGGCTTGAAGTTGCTGAAGCAGAGCGGACTGCCCTAGCCCTTGGGGTAAGTCGCGATAGAAATCAAGGCCGATCGCCCGCGGTTTTGCCGCTTGCAGAATGGCGAGGGTCTCTGCTAAGGTGCGATCGCTAGGGGTGGCGACATTGAGGCGGCGAAGATCGGTCTCGGTGACGCCCACAATCAAAAGACGATCGTCGGGTTCTTGCCCGGGGCGTAGGCGTACCATCAGGTCATAGGCTCGGAGCTCCAAGGGCTCTAAAATGCCCTTTTGTTCCATTACCAGAATGCTGGCAATAATGCTCAAGCTCAGCAAGCTAGCTTTTAAGAGCGGTTTATCTAGGAGTCGGGATAGGGAATGTCGCATCATAGCAATCCAGGTAGAACTCTCAATGAAAGAGCAATTGCAGCCACAAAAATCTGTATTAAGCGTCGTGAAATTGATCTAGCGTGAAATTGATCTAGTGGGAAGCCCAGTGGAGAGGGCCAGTGGAGAGAGATAGCGGTTGAAATTGCCACTGTACCTGACTCTGGAAATTCTGGAGGAACCCCTGGCCTGATGGATACTCTTCCTGTATCTCTCAAAAAAGTGCACAATCTGTTGAACTGGCAGCACTGGTTTGACTCAGTGAACTCATTCAACGCCCTAGACTAAGTTCCATGCCGCTTGATTGTAGGCTGGTTGACTTGAATCAAAACACGATAAGCTTGAACGCTAAGAATATATTTGTGAGCGAATCGAACTAGAATTTCAGATTAAAACTTGCAACTAGAATTCATCACTAAAATTCATAACTAGAATTAAAATAAAAGGCAGGTGAGAACGATCGTACTGACCCGATCGATCTCAAAGGCAACGCGACATCCACTTGAAAGGATATCTTTTCAGTGGGTTGCCAGAGTAAGCCAATCCCAGCACTGCTGATTAATCCTTTTGCATCCTGCGACATGACTCCCGAATGATTCCAGGTAACTCCTAGGTCAAGAAACGGTGATGCAGTCAAGACCGATCGACCTTTGGCATTTCGTTTGAACACCCACTGCTCCGAAAGTGAAAATGTCACACCATTATCTGTATTAAAAAAGTTCACAGGATAGCCTCGGAGTGTGGTAGCTCCCCCTGCACTAAACCGTTGGGACGGATGCAGTTCGGTCGAAGCAAGTTGCCAGCTTAGTTCAGCCAATAAAGCATGATTTTTACCTAACACCAGTTGCCGCTGAAACTGCCCTGACCAAGTAAGAAAACTGGTGGCTTCCGAGGCGGATTCCGTTTGCGTATTGCCCAAATTAAACTGGGAATTGAGTCGCCAAAAGCCCTGAAAGTCCCGCTTTACAACTTCCTGTCCAAACCGTAGCATCTTGGTCTGACTTTCGCTGGACAAGATATCAGCCACTAACGTTTTTCCTCGGCGGTGAATCACGCCTAGGGAAAGGGCAACCTCTTCCGAGGGGATGCGCACGATCGGTTGGCGGAGGGTGATTTCTGCGAGATGGGAACTCCCAGTAATGTCCAATTCCTTAAATTCTGGATCGGTGAGCCGGAATTGGTTAGGAGAAAACCGAACTAGCAGCGTTCCTTGTTTGCTATTGAGGGGATATTGATAAATTAAGTTTGCTAGGGCAGATCCGCCCGTGGTGGAACGATCGAAACTGGCAATGACTAAATCGCCAATACCAGACAGGTTGCGGCTGCCAGCCACAAACCCTAAACTCGTGCGACCGACCGCAGGGGCATTGTGATTACTCACCGTAAATTGCCCAAAGGTGGAAGGTGCTTCTTTGATGCGAATACTGAGAATGCTATTCCCAACACTACTGCCTTCCTTCAGAGAAGCCTCAATATTTTCCACTAAGGGGTCGGCACGCAGCAGACGCAAGTGATTTTCGAGTGCCTCTTGATTGAGGGGCAATAATCCCGCCCGTTCAATCCGTTTGCGCAGGTATTGGGGATTAATCCTTTGGCTGCCTGTAATTTCAATTTTTTCTAACCGCCCCTCAATTACCTGAATAGCGACCTTGCCATTTTCGATCGTTTGATCTGCGAGAACAGCCCGTGACGTGAGGTATCCATGATCTAGATAGTATCGGGTGACGGCATCTGCTGCTTTTTGCAGATCCTCTAGCTTTAGGGTTTGATCTTCATAGGGCTGGGTGACATTGGCCAGTTCCCAAGGTCGAAAAACGGTACTGCCCTTGACCTCAAACTGCTGTACATAAACGGTGGGTGAACCTTCGCTAGGGCCAGAAGATACATCTGACGCAGAGGGATGTAACTGAGAAGAGGCTAAAAGAGGTGATTGGTTCCGTAAAGGTAAGCTAAGAGGTGCGGTGATCGATGCAATGGGAGGCAAGGCGACTGGGGACTGAGCATCGATGGTCATTCGATCGATGGTCGTTCGATCGACACTGGTGCGATCGACGGTAGCTAGACAGGGGTGAGCGAGTCCCCCGATCGTAAGAAACAGTCCAAATCCTCCCAATGTGCGTTGCATACGAAAGATCAAGATTGGCCCATCCATGGTATTCACCTAGATGATTGGTCACTGTTAGGACTGGTCACTGTGGTAATTGGTGATTGTTAGAACTGATTGTTAGAACTGTCTAGATACCTGTGCAGAAATCGATAGAAACCTGCGCATTCCTAGAGTCCTAATCCCAGACTGCCCTCAATTGGCGCTAGACAGATCAATGAGGCTGAGAAAACTCAACACTCAAGGGAACTCAATCCTGTTGGAAACCAGTATTGCTCATCAGCATCATTATTGATTTCCGTAAAGATGCGGTCGTTCAACCTGAAACTCTTCGGTCAGTATAGGCTCACGACTCTCACCCGGAGAGAGTTGAAAAGTTTGTCAGGTATTCATCTCTAGGACATTGTTTATGCAACGGTTTGTCAAATCCTCTTTGGTTATCGCACAGGCTTCGGTTGGTATGCTAGGTGTAATCACCTTGGCAGCGGGCTCTGCATTGGCTGACAATGCATCCGTTAGCGGCTCGGTTAGCTTCACAACACCAGCAGGTTACACTACATCTTTTTCTGCTGAAAAGGTAGCTCCCACCGGCTATGGCTTTAATGGTGCAGTAACCGTGACTGCGATTCCGGGTGCTGCGGATGGAACTCCCTCTGGAATGACTCTGGATAGCACAATGTCTACTGTGGTCGCTAACTCCACTGCTGGTGCGACATTGAAAGAAAATGTGCTGACGAAGTTGGGTGGTTTGGATGTGTCAACTAAGAGTGGGTTGGATGCCTACACCGCAATTGTGAAGGCGGCGGCTGGTACTGACGGGCTGGAATAGACTGATTTGCAAACTGACTCATTGGCGGTATGACTTCCCATCAAGGGAATTTCTCATCCACCTAAATCATGAGAATTGAAACAGAAAGGGGCACTCT
This region includes:
- a CDS encoding DUF928 domain-containing protein produces the protein MGFIRSGLLCLVAATLVTVSLADVASAQRFTPKNRGLPGRREGGGTRGACPTLQADQRKLQDSVVAIVPQDNVITTTSDHPTLMWHVPQTSATSASFVLLNEQGDELYSQDFALSGKAGIVRLSIPKTAQSLRVGQTYQWKFALVCDADDRSGDLVTEGWIERVNLPEDVQRKLQILPVKEHSNLYAESGVWQEAVNILADLREQNPNPAVQNDWKSLLQSVDLGDLAQEPVMK
- a CDS encoding adenylate/guanylate cyclase domain-containing protein, giving the protein MMRHSLSRLLDKPLLKASLLSLSIIASILVMEQKGILEPLELRAYDLMVRLRPGQEPDDRLLIVGVTETDLRRLNVATPSDRTLAETLAILQAAKPRAIGLDFYRDLPQGLGQSALLQQLQAKNVVAIHRISNLADEQIPPPPGMPPEQIGFNDISIDRDGVVRRTLIFAQEETSFAMQLAFTYLEKDGVMAEESPEEAGILKLGKSTFWPIGSTAGAYRTADTRGHQILLNYRNLVVGRRVTLSQLLDRQVPADWIRDKIVLIGNVAISSKDFFYTPYSPSQKNEHQMSGVEVHGQTISQILDAASGKRPLIRSFSNGTERLWIAIWGLVSAIVAWRMRRIFPWAIVQVGILATSSSLGFIALTQGLWVPVVAPIVSAIAGGGCVIAYRAQMLQRQNRMAMTLLGQNTSPKVAQTLWENRHDLIQSGHLTGQQVVATMLFSDLRGFSGISENLTPPDLMRWLNEYLSTMTAAIHHHQGVVNKFMGDGIFAVFGVPIARTTPEEIAADAQDAVNCAIEMAQRLETLNQEWGERGFGPIQMRVGICTGTVVVGTLGNRDHLEYGVIGDAVNTASRLESCEKQRQPDPCRILISESTQQYLAEKFALEAWGMIGLAGKQQQVNVYRVVANQDVPVNPVAISIP
- a CDS encoding POTRA domain-containing protein, which produces MQRTLGGFGLFLTIGGLAHPCLATVDRTSVDRTTIDRMTIDAQSPVALPPIASITAPLSLPLRNQSPLLASSQLHPSASDVSSGPSEGSPTVYVQQFEVKGSTVFRPWELANVTQPYEDQTLKLEDLQKAADAVTRYYLDHGYLTSRAVLADQTIENGKVAIQVIEGRLEKIEITGSQRINPQYLRKRIERAGLLPLNQEALENHLRLLRADPLVENIEASLKEGSSVGNSILSIRIKEAPSTFGQFTVSNHNAPAVGRTSLGFVAGSRNLSGIGDLVIASFDRSTTGGSALANLIYQYPLNSKQGTLLVRFSPNQFRLTDPEFKELDITGSSHLAEITLRQPIVRIPSEEVALSLGVIHRRGKTLVADILSSESQTKMLRFGQEVVKRDFQGFWRLNSQFNLGNTQTESASEATSFLTWSGQFQRQLVLGKNHALLAELSWQLASTELHPSQRFSAGGATTLRGYPVNFFNTDNGVTFSLSEQWVFKRNAKGRSVLTASPFLDLGVTWNHSGVMSQDAKGLISSAGIGLLWQPTEKISFQVDVALPLRSIGSVRSFSPAFYFNSSYEF